In Candidatus Neomarinimicrobiota bacterium, the DNA window AATTCAATCTCAGATTTCGTTTTTTCGAACGAATAACGCTCGGCGTACGGATTGGTTATGGCAGCCAATTAAGCCTCCATTGTAATGGTGGAAAAGGGCGAATTGATATCTTGCAGAAAGATAGGCGTTTTCAGTCGAGTTATTTTAATTCGACTGAAGCACCGGCTTCTTCTAACTGAGTTTTAACTTCTTCAGCTTCTGCTTTGGAAACACCTTCTTTGATTGCTTTCGGAGCACTATCAACTAATTCTTTAGCTTCTTTTAAGCCTAAGCTAGTAATCGTGCGAACAGCTTTAATTACACTGATTTTAGATGAACCGGCAGATGTTAAAACAACATCAAATTCATCTTTTTCTTCAGCAACTGCTTCGCCGCCACCAGCGGGAGCAGCAACAGCGGCAACAGGGGCTGCAGCAGTTACACCAAATTTTTCTTCAATCTCACTGATGAGATCAGAAATTTCCATCATATTGGCATTTTCTAGATAGGTTAGCACATCGGCTCTGTTTGTATCAGCCATTATCATAGCTCCTTATTATGTCTTAATTAGATTTTTTATCTTTTAGATTGCTTAACGCATTACCCAAATCTGTCATAGGCGATTTTAAAGCCCACATCAAATTGGTTAGCGGGGATTGTAATAGCGCGGCAAGCATGCCCAGCAATTGTTCTTTTGTTGGCATGTCAGCAATTCGTTTGAATTCGCTGCCATCCAGCACATCCCCATCAAACACGATTCCTTTTACTTCAGGCAAATCGCGGTCTTTTGTGAATTTTTTCAGTACCCGCGCGGGGCCGGTTGGGTCTTCGTACGATAATGCAACCGCCGTTGGACCGCTTAAATAGGGATCCAAACCGTCGATTTTATTACTTTTCGCCGCCAGTTTTAAAAGTGTGTTTTTTGCAACCAAGAATTCCACACCATTGGAGTGGAATTCACGACGAAGCTCTGTCACATCCTCGACATTTAGGCCGAGATATTGTGTAATATAAATTGCTTTAGCTCTTCCAAGTTTTTCAGTTAATACTTCAACTTGTTGAATATTTTTTGTATTCGGCATTTGCTTACCTAATGCTTCCTTGACTTACTTTTATGCCGGGCCCCATAGTAGAAGAAACACTCAGCTTTTTGAAGTACGTTCCTTTTACAGAAGAAGGCTTAGCTTTCATTAGGGTGTCATAAATTGCACGGATATTTTCGACCAATGCAATTTCTTCAAATGAACTTTTACCACATTGCGTATGAATAATACCGGTTTTTTCAACTCGAAGCTCGATTTTACCACCTTTTAATTCTTTCACTGCGCTGGCCACATCCATAGTAACTGTACCACTTTTTGGGTTTGGCATAAGTCCTTTAGGGCCTAGAATTTTTCCTAATCTACCCAATTCGGGCATCATGTCTGGGGTAGCGATAATTTTATCAATATCATCCCAACCATTTTTAATTTTTTCAAGGTATTCTTTACCCACATAATCGGCACCTGCATCTTCGGCTTCTTTTTCTTTAGGCCCTTGTGTAA includes these proteins:
- the rplL gene encoding 50S ribosomal protein L7/L12 — translated: MADTNRADVLTYLENANMMEISDLISEIEEKFGVTAAAPVAAVAAPAGGGEAVAEEKDEFDVVLTSAGSSKISVIKAVRTITSLGLKEAKELVDSAPKAIKEGVSKAEAEEVKTQLEEAGASVELK
- a CDS encoding 50S ribosomal protein L1; this translates as MKVGKNKAAADTKLDRMKEYALEDAVKLVKDLKFTKFDESVDLAINLGVDPRHADQNIRVTTTLPHGTGKEVKLLVITQGPKEKEAEDAGADYVGKEYLEKIKNGWDDIDKIIATPDMMPELGRLGKILGPKGLMPNPKSGTVTMDVASAVKELKGGKIELRVEKTGIIHTQCGKSSFEEIALVENIRAIYDTLMKAKPSSVKGTYFKKLSVSSTMGPGIKVSQGSIR
- a CDS encoding 50S ribosomal protein L10; protein product: MPNTKNIQQVEVLTEKLGRAKAIYITQYLGLNVEDVTELRREFHSNGVEFLVAKNTLLKLAAKSNKIDGLDPYLSGPTAVALSYEDPTGPARVLKKFTKDRDLPEVKGIVFDGDVLDGSEFKRIADMPTKEQLLGMLAALLQSPLTNLMWALKSPMTDLGNALSNLKDKKSN